A window of Halobacillus naozhouensis genomic DNA:
CGCACGATGCCTTTATAGAAATGAAGGAAACAGGTGAAACGACTTTCGATGAAGAAAAAGTTGAGCCGATTCATATGCCAAGCAATACTGGTCAACCAATTATTATGATGGGAATTGCGTTTATAGCAAGCTTCGGAATTGTTTTTGAATGGATGTGGATGGCTATTGCCGGCTTAATTGGCGTCATAGTCATGATGGGCGTCCGTTCCTTTGACTATGACGACGGATTCCATGTTGAAGTAGACGAAATCAAGCGTACCGAACGCAAAGCAAGGAGGTTGTAACATGAGCTCACATGAATTAAAATCCGGCCCGTTGGAATACCGTATACAGCAAGGTCAAATGAATATTCTTGGTTTTTGGATATTCCTCGGAGCTGAAATAGTTCTGTTTTCAACACTCTTTGCTACCTATGCTGTATTGTTCGGTCGAACAGACGAAGCCCCGTTGCCATCGGAACTGTTCGAACCTGGCTCCGTGTTGATTATGACCTTTTTATTGCTTACAAGCAGTTTCACCTGTGGTATAGCGATTCATGAAATGCGACGGGGTTCTAAGAAAGGGCTCATAACGTGGATGATTGTAACATTAGCTTTGGGCCTTGGGTTCATCGGTTTGGAAATAGAAGAGTTCATTCACTATGCGCACGAAGGGGCCACATTACAGTCCAGTGCTTATTGGTCCAGCTTCTTTGTGTTAGCTGGTACCCATGGGTTGCACGTAACCTTGGGAATCGGCT
This region includes:
- the qoxC gene encoding cytochrome aa3 quinol oxidase subunit III — translated: MSSHELKSGPLEYRIQQGQMNILGFWIFLGAEIVLFSTLFATYAVLFGRTDEAPLPSELFEPGSVLIMTFLLLTSSFTCGIAIHEMRRGSKKGLITWMIVTLALGLGFIGLEIEEFIHYAHEGATLQSSAYWSSFFVLAGTHGLHVTLGIGWAILLLIQIAKRGLTPVTSRKFFIISLYWHFLDVVWIFLFTSIYLIGMVV